In the genome of Candidatus Kapaibacterium sp., the window TTGATTGGGATATTGGAGTCAACGCCGAGAAAAATAGAACCAGATTATTCCCCGAAGCAGTACCAAGCCATATGCCTGAGTCAAATGCGGCAGCACAATTAGCCTGGAATACTGAAGATGAAAATTATGTTGTCATGGCGGCAGGTGTGGCAGCACAAGGAAATAACGTTACTGCTCAAGCAGCAGGTTTGCATTACGGATTTACACGCAATTTTGACGAACTGAAACGAATCAGCGCCCTAAACAGCAATACCAGTCTGCAAACAGATACGACTTTTGATATAAGCATGGTAATAGCAATGCGATTTGACGGCAGTATTTTGCCCGGCGAGGAAAGAATTTGTTGGTTCTGCATTGGTGGTGGAGATTTGGATAGCCTTGACAAAAAATTAGCTGATTGCTTGGCTATTACGACAAGCGTTGAAGATGAAAGTGAAATTATGAGCGCCAATTTATATCCAAATCCTGCATACGGATTGCTCAATTACACAATTCCCGAAGGCAAACTTCTGCGGTCAATAAAAGTATTTGATATTTTGGGAATTGAGCTAATTAGCACTAACAATCAAATTGCTTCAATCAATACATCTCAATTAGCCGCCGGAATGTATTTCGTAGCGTTTAGCTATACTGACGGGAGCATTGAGTACAAAAAGTTCATGGTTAGTTCGCAAAACCGATAAAAATTGCATTTTGCGAGTCAATGCCCGAAGGCAAATCTTCTGACTTGATTTTTTGAATTGAAACTTGGCGAGATGAAAAACGCGACTTAACTTGTGCAGCTAAATTGCGAGCAACGCTTGCATAAATTTCTTCAGTATAAAAAATTACACATTTGCTCTTATTGCTGAAATTCGAGCCAAAGGAATCGAACAATTTGTTTAAATTCTCGGTTGAGCTCGACAATTTGCCTTCAAAAAACGGAATTGGGAACAAAAGATACAAACTATTATTAAAAATGTAGTTCAAATCTTCGTTTGTTTCGGCGAGCGTCACGTACAAATTTTTATATATTGAATTCAAAATATCATCATTTTGCTTGATTTTCAGAATAAATTCGACGTTGTCCGAACTGTAAATGTCATATGCATATTTTGCCAAAGGGAGAAAGAACCTCTGTGGCAGCGTATCTGCTTCCAATTTTATAAGCTCAGATTTATTCTTGAACTCTGCGATAAATAATATCTTGAAATTTTCCGGCGCATTAACCACAGACATTGCAACATCGAGCATTTCCGGCTTCAGATTGTAATTCAGCTTCTTTGCTTGAATTACATTACATTCCTCGCAATTTAAGATACTCAGCGTAAGTTCATTGCTCCTGCCATCATTGCCGCTCATTTGAATTTGATTTTCACTTACATTCCAAGTCAAAAACAAATCCGAAAGACGTCGCCCATGCTCGTTTGATTCGGTAATCAACTGCATATCGGGATTTTTTTGCAATAATTCGGATATATGTAATAAAAATTGAACGTAAATGTTGCCTTTAGTCAACGTGTCTTGAATTAGCTTATCAATCACAATTTTGGGAATGCTATTTAACATCGGGTAAGTATAGTTGATAGTTTGTCGTTCGATGTTGATATTCGACACCTGGAATTGCAGATTCAGTTTCACTTCGTCGAACTCGGAGTACATAGGGTCAACTTGTGAAAGTTTGGCTGAATATAAATCAAGCCCGCCAACTCCGCCGGGACGGTTTGAGGCGAAAAGAAAATTTCTTTCCGGTAACACGCACGGGTCAGATTCATCAAATTCAGTATTGACACCGGCGATGGGGCGAGGTCTCTCCCACTTATCATTTATAAAAACTGAGTAGAAAATATCATATCCGCCGGGACCTTCATAGCCATTGGAAGCAAATAAAAGCGTATCCGAAGACATCAAAAATGGCGTGATTTCGCTGCCGTGAGAGTTCAACTCGTCAATCGGAATAGGTTCAGTCCAAGTGTTGTCCTCTTTTCTCCAGCACATCCACAAATCTGTATCATTGTTATTATTATATAAATCGGTCACAAACACGAGCATATTGCCATCAGGAGAAATAGTCGGATGCGACACGAAGGATTCGAATTTCAGAGATTGAATATGCTCCGGAGCAGACCAACCATTTTTGACATAAACACTGCGGTGCAAATTCAAGTATGGTCTTCGCCCAAAATTTGTGAATTTAGCCAAAAAGGCTTCCCCGGAATTAGCAAATGTAATGTAAGAGCGGTTATCACCGGATTGATTGAGTGGTCCTTTGACTAAAGCGGGCGGTGAATACATGTTCGTGAATTCTGAAGTATAAAATTGGGAACTTCCGGTGATTGTGCTATTGAAATATATCCTCTTTTCCCATTGATTCCATCTCGGAGCGAATTCATCGGCTTTTGAATTCAGTTCAAAAAGGTTGACGGGTTCCGATTCGACATTCAAACCAATTTGATAAGCGGTCGAAATTGAAATAGAACAAAAGTATATAATCAAAAAAATCGGAAGCACTCTCATCATTATTGGTCTAATTCCAAAATTTTCATAAAATCAGCTTCTTTCCCGAATAGCACTAAAATATCTTCGGGATGAAATAGATAAGTCGGCGACGGCACGCCAATTACATCTACAACTTCCTTTTCGCCTTTGGTCAGCAGTCCTCGAGACTTGACGATTCTTTTCACGGTAACAAGGTTAATGTTATAAATAGTACGCAAATTAATGCTCAACAAAGTTTGGGCAACAAATCGTTTTGGCACTTTGATTTCAAAAATGCTATAATCACGATTGATTTCATATGATTCGAGCAAACCCGGCATCATTAGTCTGCTTGCTAAATGTCCGGCAGCTTCGGCTTCCGGCACGAGCAAATCTTGGATATTCATCAATCTCAACAATCTCTCGTGAACAGGCGAAATGGCGCGTACAATGATTTTTTGGCAGCCTAATTCCTGCAAAATTGCAGTAGTATTGATTGAAGCCTCGAAACCTTCGCCGATGGCGACAATTACTGCATCCATATCTCTAATACCGAGACTTTTGACAGCCTTTATGTCTGTCGAATCCATTGTCACAGCGAGACTTACTTTGTCTTGCAACAAATCTACTCGCTCTTCTCGGATATCAATGGCAAGCACTTCGGCACCGTCTTCAGCTAAATTAAGAGCCAAATTCAATCCGAAATAACCTAAACCTATTATACAAAATCTACTATTATTAGCCATATTAACCTCATCCCACAATTACATTTTCCGTCGGGAGCTTATATTTAGGCTCTTGACGTGGAATATGCAAAGATAATAAAAATGTTAGAACTCCAACTCTACCCACAAACATAAGAATAACAATCAAAACTTTTGAATCAGTGCCAAAATCAGGCGTGACTCCACGCGAAAGCCCGACAGTATTAACTGCTGAAATAACCTCGAAGATTAAATCAGTTGTGTCCATTTTCGGCTCAAACCAAACAAGCAACATCGAACCGACGAATATAAACATAATTGAGGCGATTACAACCATGAATGCTTGTTTGACAGTGTTATAATGAATCTCTCGTTTAAAAATCTCAATTCGTTCTTTGCCAACAATCATCGAATATAATGCATATATAGTGACGGCGAAAGTAGTAGTTTTGATACCTCCTCCTGTAGAACCGGGTGATGCACCGACCCACATCAAAAACATTACCAAAATCAATGTAGCGTGTGATAGCATATCTGTAGGGACGGTATTGAAGCCCGCCGTTCGCGCACAAACCGAGATAAAAGTTGCATGATAAAATTCCTCATAAAATGAATCGCCCAACAAAAAGCCCCAAGGCTCGAATAACATAATCAATGCTGTACCGCCAAAGACTAATAAGCCGCTTGTCAGGAGTGTCAATTTAGTTGTCAGTGTTAATCTATAATTGCGCTTGGTCCTTTTACTCAACATTTTTGCTGTCAGATTCATTATAACTGTGAAACCAAGTCCCCCAATTATCACTAAAACAACAATTGTCCAAATGTAAATATGGTTATCTTTAATTGTAAAATACATCAAACCATCGGAATAAAGCGAGAAACCTGCATTACAAAAAGCGGAAATGGCATGAAATAAGGAGTAATAATATTCAACCTTGTCAAAATTTGCCAATGATTTTCCCATCGAAAAATACATGATGAAGCTACCGATGATTTCTACCAGTAATGTAAATCCCAAAATCTTCAGCAAAAGGCTCTTAACTTCGTCAACACTTTCTTGCGAAAGTAAATCCCTCATTAAGATACGAACTCTCAAACTAAGACCGCCTGCAATCGCAAATGCGAAAAATGTTGTCAATGTCATGACTCCAAGTCCGCCAATTTGAATCAGAAATGCTATAAACACATGCCCGATTGTAGTGAAACTTCTCCCTGTATCTACAACTACAAGCCCGGTGACACACACGGCGCTTGCAGATGTAAACAGCGCATCAATGTAGCTAATGGGGTTATCCGGTGGTGTCGCTCTCGGGAGCATAAGCAAGAAACTTCCGACTAAAATAGCAACAAAAAAACTTATCGCGATAATTGCACCCGGATGCAAATTTATTTTGGCAATCAAATGATTATACCGCAGAAGTTTAATCGCGAATAAGAGCATCAATGTCAACGACATCAAAGCCATATATATCATCAAAAAGTCTCGGAATGCTAATTTCGGCAATACAAATGATAGCAAATACATTGTGACATCAGGAAATATCAGTTGAAAAATTATAAGCACACCGATAAGATTTTCAATCCATCGCTCTCGAAAATATTGACCATGTTTTGCAACGATGAACCATCTGCCGAATTCTTGCAACAAATATGCAAAAAGCCCAATATCAGCTATTATTATGATAACATCAATTGTTTCGTCAGGTAGATAAAATCCGATTAAGAAAATCAGACAAATAAGCACAAGCAATCCCGATACAACAAATGTAATATCAAAGATTTTTTTCCAAATGGCAACTTTTTCATTTCGTAGCTTAGTCTTCATGCACTTTCAAGTTGATGTCTTCAATGTTCCAACGAGCTTTAATGGTAACACGATTTTCGAATATGACGAATGGCTCCGAAAATACGTATGGATATGGATAGCCGAATGAGTAAGCCCCGTTACCATCAATATCGCAAAAGGCTTCGATAGTATATTCTCCTTCGGGCAAATCTTTGATGCTCCACTTGGCATCAGCGACTTTTGTCAAATATTTGACGTTGCTGCTGCTCATGAATATCAAGTAAACATCAGATTCGCAAAAGTTATCGGTCAAATAAATTGTACCGCTTGCAGAACCGAGAGCTTTTCTGCCTCCGGATGTAAAATTACGGTTGACATTGGTATCTAAACTATGCGTGGATTTGCTTCCTATGAGTTTCAGCGAAAGATTGAAATCGTAATTAGCTCGCATCTGAAGTGTATCAGTAGTAGTTAATTCCAAAACATTGGCAGATTTCCAGCTATATTTCATTTCCATAGTCGAACTATCAGTCGTATTAGTAATTTTTGAATCAACTTGAGATAAATCAATATTGATGCCACGATTGAAAACCATCCTAAAAACAGGCATTGTTGGCACATTTCCGGCGCTATCTGCCAAATCGAAACTAAACACCGTCAAGCCGGCAGGGTCATTCCCAAATGGAGTTCTGAACCTTTTTGTAACCAAAGAATCAATGCTTTTGTTGCCGAGAGTATCGCTCATGACGCTGATATCAGCTTTGACGATATATGTTTTCCCTGTATCTAAGCTCTGCTCCATAGATACAAGCACCTTGTTCGGTTCGTCGGGATAGTTGAACACAGAAGCCATTTCAAATGGATTTCCCATCGTATCGCTTATGCTGAAATACTGCTTGTCTAAGGCTTTTGGAGCAGGTTGTTCGTCGAAAGTGAGAACAATAAAATCTGAAAATTCGGGATATACCTCACGTAGTTCCGGTCCTTGAACATCAATAATAGAACCGGGTTTGATAGCGACGAGTTTCGAGACGGAATTACGAACTTCAATATCATTCAGTGCCGATGAATACGCATCAACAGGGTCGTACAAGTTGTTTTTGAATTCATCTTTGATAAGCATCAATCTATATATCCCATCTTTTAGAGCAGCGAATGTAAACTCGCCACTTGTTCCCAATTGAACGCGATAATCTGGGAATGTATGAGCAGGATTGATTGTATCGCTGCTTTTATTGTTCAAATTGTATAAAAATGCTACATAACCGTTGGCGTCGTTTGGAGATTTCCCATGAATCATGCCGCTATCAATCTTACTTCCGGCAGAAAAAACTAAATTGAAAGCGGCATCGGGTTTGTTGCCGTGCAAATCGCTATATTCAGTGCCAAGATTTATCAAATATGTAAGATTTGTGTCCAAATCCCCATCTATATTGATGCGTAATTCTTTGCCTGACCAACTGTGTTTCAAATCCACAATGGGTGAAATACTTAGGTTCTCGATTACTTTAGCCTTGTTCATGTATTTGTTGAATTTTATCCTGATTTCCCTATCTTCGAAATTTATAGAATTGTTTTCGGGCGAATACGTCACAATCTCAGGAGGCGTTGTATCTTGCGGACCTCCTGATGGTGCTTGAATATTGGCACAAGACCAGAACAATGTCAATAGAGTAAAGAGAATAAGGAATTTTTTCATTTATTTTTTTTTTATTCAATTAAAAATGCCAATAAAAATAAGTAAAATAATTAAGCGATGGAACTTTGAAATCAATTATTAGAAAATTTAAAGCAAAAGAAGGCTGGATTTACAATGTCTATATGCACATTGACAGAGTGTCGGACAGAATGGAAGAGCATCACCTATACATGCTTGCAGCAGGTATAGCATACAACATCCTAATTTATATGATTCCACTGCTACTATTAGTAATTTTTACTTTAGGGTTGATTTTTGACACAGAGACGATTACAAAGACATTAGAGAATTTGCTCACCGATTACTTACCGCAAACCGGAACAAGTCAGGAGATTGGTCATACAATAGTAGGTGAGATAGAAAAAATATTCACCCATAGCACCTTAGTCGGTTGGATTGGTATCATTGGGCTACTTTGGGTATCGTCAATTTTGATAAGTTCCATCCGGTCATCGCTCAACGCTATTTTTGATTTGGCATCGCCTAAAATTTTCATCTTATACAGATTGAAAGATATGCTTCTTACAATTGTATTTTCGATATTATTTTTGGTTTATGCGTATGCGATTCCACTTGTCAACTTTATCTTAGGTTTCATGGGCGACTATTTACCCGATATTATTAGTTCGCTACTAAGCGATTTAGTTCTAACCTCCGTATCAGTAGGAACATCTTTTGTGCTATTCTATCTTATTTTCAGATTTGTTCCAAATGAAAGATTGCCACGTTTTGTTCGCATTTGGAGTACGCTTATATGCGTATTTGGCATTGAATTCGCACGATTCCTTTTTGGCTGGTATATCGTTTCCCTTTCAAATTACGGCAGATTTTACGGCACTTATGCAGTATTGATTTCGATGGCTTTATGGATATATTATTCGGCTTTGATAATTTTGTTGGCAGCCGAAGTCAGCAAATATATTCATGAGCGTAGAATTTTAGCAAAAGCAATAAAAGAAGCTGATATTTCGGAACCCTCAAAATAATATTATTGCCCTAAACGTTTTATGTCATGTTTTAGAATTAAAGGTGACTGTTATGATAAAAGTTTGCATTTTTTTTGTAACCTTTTTGCTTTTTGGAACATCTTGTAATTCTGAAGAAAAGCAAGGAAAAAAAACTAAACCCGAGAATGAAATGAAATTTGAGATTCAAAAGACTGAACAAGAATGGAAAAAGTTCCTTGATGACGAATCCTACAGGGTTTTGCGTCAAAAAGGCACCGAACGCCCCCATACCGGAAAGTATAATTTACATTTCGAAGAGGGTATCTATGCTTGCAAAGCATGTGGGAGTACATTGTTCGAGTCTGACACCAAATTTGATGCTCATTGCGGTTGGCCCAGTTTTTCAGAAGTAGCCGATTCGGATGCAATCGTAGAAGTCGACGATTCAAGCTACGGTATGATTCGCACAGAAGTTGTTTGTGCAAAATGCGGCGGGCATCTGGGGCATGTTTTCAATGACGGTCCTGCACCGACAGGGCTGAGATATTGCATTAATTCAGTTTCAATTAATTTTGTCGAAAAAAACAAAGATGATGATGAAAAATAAGGCTGAAGACATTTTAAACGATTTGATAAAAAACAAAACTGATTTCGATACTTCCAAGAAGGAACTCATCGAAGTAATCAAAAAAGTAATGCCCACGTTCAATTTGGCTGCACTCAAAGCAGTTGATTTCGACCGTACTTTAATCGAATTCGAAAATTGGCTCGTCCAAACAATCACAGAAGACCCCTTGCCCGGCTCTGTAAAGTCAATCTGGTTTGCGATTACCGATTCATCAAAAGAGGACGCTCCATCGGAGATTCAACTCGTAGTGAAGGGCTCGAAACAAACTCCTGAGACCAAACCTAACGATTGGTATGCAGTTGATTTGTGGGATGCTAACGGCAAATCATCCGAAATCAAGGCATTCAAAACAATCTCGAACGCTATCAAAAACAACCCTGACGATGCAGAAATGCTCTTGAATTTCGTTATGCCGGCATTCACAATCATATTGATAAATTCCGGTTTCGATATTATTAAGCACGAATTCATAATCTACTATCCTCAGATTTATGTCGGGTGTGGTTTCGACGGCGGCAAACAATACATCGTCGGCAAAATCACCGAAGATGGCATTAGTAATCTTTAAAAATCGTGATTGAAAATATGAATCTTGACTTGAGTTATACACTTTTGACATTTTACAAGTTTGTAGATATTCCAAATCCGACGGAGATTGTTGCCGAGCACAAAGAATTTTGTGATGATATTGGGCTGAAGGGCAGAATCTTCATCGGCGAAGAGGGAATCAGTGCAACACTAACAGGCAAAAACGGACAAATCAAGGCATATCGCTTCTATCTTGACAGTATTCCCTATTTCAGAGATATTCCCGATATTGATGATAAAGCGTGCCGCGTGGATAGCCACAAATTCAACAAAATGATTGTCCGATACCGCAAGGAAATAGTGGCTCTGGGCAAAAGTTTCTCCGCAGAGCAAATCGAAAAAGCTACACACAAAATTTCAATTGATGAATTCAAGAAAATTCTCGAAAATGATATTGATTCGCATGTGATACTGGATATGCGGAACGATTACGAATATAAGCTCGGGCATTTCAAAAATGCAATTCCTGCGGGCACAATCCAATTCAGAGAAGTCCCCGATTTGGTAAATAATTACAAAAGCCAATTTGGCGATAAGCCTGTCATAATGTATTGCACGGGTGGAATCAGATGCGAAAAGCTATCGGCGATGCTCGAAGAAGCTGGTATGCCGGGCGTTTTTCAATTGGATGGCGGAGTGGTCAAATACGTCAACAAATATCAAACCACACATTGGCTCGGCAATTTATACACTTTTGATGAGCGAGTTAGTTGCCCAGTAGCTGATAGCGATGAAAAAGTTGTGATAACCAATTGCCATTACAGCGGCAAAGAGGCTGATATATATTTCAACTGCCGATATGGTCCGTGCAACAACCAAATAATCGCTTTGCCGGAAGAATACAGACGCCATTTCGGATTTTGCAGCGAAGAATGTTACCACAATTCGCTGAATGATTTGTTCATCCGCAATGATTTTACATTCGACAAATTCAACTACAAAATTTTGCGTGGGCAAATCAAATCCGACCCTACTCGATATGATGAAATCAGTCGCAAAATCAAAATTCACCTCGGTCATAAGCTCGAAGGCGTAACTTTCAATCACGCAAAATCAAACAAGAACCACAGACTCAGTCCGCTTTCGCAAATAGATTAAAAAGCTTTTAAATATTCCAATTTTCTTACCATAAAAAAAATGGCTGACCCAATTAAGAGTCAGCCATTTTTAATTTAAAAAGCAAAAGCAACTTATCTGATGACAATCATACGATTTGATAATTGAACATCATTAGTAAGCAAAGTAATGTAATAAGTTCCTGACACTAAGTTCAACGCTTTAGAATCAATGTTGAGTGAATGCGTTCCTTCGGATTTTGATTCATTCAAGAGTATTGCTACTTCTTGTCCTGCTTCATTGACCAAAGTCATTTTCACTTGATTAGTTTGTGGCAAATAGAACTTAACTTCGGAATTTCCAATCACAGGATTTGGAACAGGAGCGTTAAGTATATAACCGTTGCGCATTTGTGCTTGAACATCTGTAGTGCCCGGTGTAACTTCGATAGTTATTTCCACACTCTTTACAGTGCCGCAATCATTAGTGACTGTGACATAATAGGTACCGTTATCATCAATTTGAGCATCGCTGAATAACCATAAAGATATGTTTAGATCTTCAATTAAAACGCCATCTTTATACCATGCGTAAACAAGAGTTTCGGAATCGTCGTTTCCAATTGCAGCTACTTCAAGTATAAATCCGCCGCCTTCTTCGACTGTAACTGATTCGGGTTGCATGGTAATTACAGGTACTGTATTCACTTTCAATGATGCCGATGAAGATATTACTGAAGCATCGCCACCGCTAATTCTTGCTCTGAGGCTGTAATTGCCTTCATGAGCCTTTGTCGGAGCCAAAATTGTAAGTGTTGAAGTATTGACATTTTTGTAATTGTCATTTTCCATAATTGGGTTGCCGTTTTTCAGCCATTGATAAACAATGTCCAAACCTTGTGCTGTAGTAGCTTCGGCACTAAATTGTACGCTTTCATCTCCAAGACAAACGATAACAGCACCGGGCTCTTGAGTGAATTTAATGTCCATTTCGATAAGATTGAACATATAAGTTTTGGCACTTGTGCCACATTTGCCGGTTATAACTGCATAATAAGAATCGAAATCAGTTCTTGCCAAATCACTGATTGTCAAGTAGTCCGATTTTGAGCCTGAAATCCTGTTGTTATCAACAAGCATGAGGTCGTTTAGACCGTCCACGTATTTGTACCACTGTACTTTTATGTCATATTGTTGGTAGATAGGGTGGTCTCTTTCAAAACCGTTCACATGAGCACGGAAAGACAAGGTTGCTTTTTGACCCATGACTTCGCCAATTGTTTGGTCTGACATTGGAACGATGAATCCGAGCGGACGGGCAATATATACGGCGATGTCACCGGAATAAACCGGTTCGCATGAGGAATTACCCTTTACAATTGCAGTATAAACAGCCGCATCATGGTGGCGAACACCATTGATTGTCAGAATTTCAGTTTGCGAACCACTGATGCGGACGCCGTCTTTCATTGGGACGCCATCTTTGAACCATTGATATTGCATGTCTGTGCCATCGGCAGTAACGGAAATTTGGACAATTTCTTCAGGGCAATAAATTGCGGATTCAGTGTTACCCATATGAATCGGTGCATCAAAGACTCTGAAAGGACTTGATTCAGCTAAAACATAGCCATGTTCGACAGATGTAATTCTAATTCTGTTTTCAGTCGAAGTATATACTTCACGGAAAATATACCAATCATAGTACCCGTTTCGGGCATCAACATTTGAAGCTATCATTTCCCATGGATTTTCGTCACGTTGAATCCAAATATCCACAAGACTTGTACCACGAGCATCGAATTGAATTGGGAATTCTTCGCCTGTGTTGCAAATATCTTCGTAATACACCGGTGATTCAATTTGAATATTAGGCAATTGGAAGGCAATTTGTCCTTGCGAATTTCCTTCGCGAGGAGGATTCATCCCCCAGTTGCTACTGGCAGTGTTATATCCTGCCCAAGTTCCATCGCTATCAGTCCATTGATTTACAATATTACCTTGTGCATCATATTCGACTACTTTTTGGATGCCACCCGGTAAGTTATTTGGAATCATTGTTGCAAAGGCACCGGTATTTTGCTCATAGTCAGCGTAAAACCATGGTGCTTGATGTGGGAATCCGGGTGTAATAAGCGCCGCACCGCTAAATTGAACAATTGCAGAAGAAACTACTACATCATCTGCATCGTACAAAACTACGAAATTCATTGGTGTAGCCGGGCTTTTTGCATCATAAATGCCGGAAGCATACAACACACATGAAGGGTCATTCGGTACTTCAACTTGTAATTCGTCTGAGTCTTTCTTAACTCCTTCCGGTTGTTCATCATCGCCATCGCCATAATAGTCATCGCAGTTAAAGTCATTTTGCGCTGTTGAGAAACGTAAAACAGCAGATTGAGTATTCGTGAATAATCTTGTGACTTCGGAGCCTTTCTCGGAGCCAAGACCCAAAATCCAATTCACTCTATTTCCTGCATATCTGACATCGAAATCATTATCGGATACTACAGCCATCCACACTTTGGCAGTGCCTGAATTATCTGACATCAATGATGATGATTCAAATGCGTTATTCAA includes:
- a CDS encoding glycoside hydrolase, giving the protein MMRVLPIFLIIYFCSISISTAYQIGLNVESEPVNLFELNSKADEFAPRWNQWEKRIYFNSTITGSSQFYTSEFTNMYSPPALVKGPLNQSGDNRSYITFANSGEAFLAKFTNFGRRPYLNLHRSVYVKNGWSAPEHIQSLKFESFVSHPTISPDGNMLVFVTDLYNNNNDTDLWMCWRKEDNTWTEPIPIDELNSHGSEITPFLMSSDTLLFASNGYEGPGGYDIFYSVFINDKWERPRPIAGVNTEFDESDPCVLPERNFLFASNRPGGVGGLDLYSAKLSQVDPMYSEFDEVKLNLQFQVSNINIERQTINYTYPMLNSIPKIVIDKLIQDTLTKGNIYVQFLLHISELLQKNPDMQLITESNEHGRRLSDLFLTWNVSENQIQMSGNDGRSNELTLSILNCEECNVIQAKKLNYNLKPEMLDVAMSVVNAPENFKILFIAEFKNKSELIKLEADTLPQRFFLPLAKYAYDIYSSDNVEFILKIKQNDDILNSIYKNLYVTLAETNEDLNYIFNNSLYLLFPIPFFEGKLSSSTENLNKLFDSFGSNFSNKSKCVIFYTEEIYASVARNLAAQVKSRFSSRQVSIQKIKSEDLPSGIDSQNAIFIGFAN
- a CDS encoding TrkA family potassium uptake protein, whose product is MANNSRFCIIGLGYFGLNLALNLAEDGAEVLAIDIREERVDLLQDKVSLAVTMDSTDIKAVKSLGIRDMDAVIVAIGEGFEASINTTAILQELGCQKIIVRAISPVHERLLRLMNIQDLLVPEAEAAGHLASRLMMPGLLESYEINRDYSIFEIKVPKRFVAQTLLSINLRTIYNINLVTVKRIVKSRGLLTKGEKEVVDVIGVPSPTYLFHPEDILVLFGKEADFMKILELDQ
- a CDS encoding Ig-like domain-containing protein, whose translation is MKKFLILFTLLTLFWSCANIQAPSGGPQDTTPPEIVTYSPENNSINFEDREIRIKFNKYMNKAKVIENLSISPIVDLKHSWSGKELRINIDGDLDTNLTYLINLGTEYSDLHGNKPDAAFNLVFSAGSKIDSGMIHGKSPNDANGYVAFLYNLNNKSSDTINPAHTFPDYRVQLGTSGEFTFAALKDGIYRLMLIKDEFKNNLYDPVDAYSSALNDIEVRNSVSKLVAIKPGSIIDVQGPELREVYPEFSDFIVLTFDEQPAPKALDKQYFSISDTMGNPFEMASVFNYPDEPNKVLVSMEQSLDTGKTYIVKADISVMSDTLGNKSIDSLVTKRFRTPFGNDPAGLTVFSFDLADSAGNVPTMPVFRMVFNRGINIDLSQVDSKITNTTDSSTMEMKYSWKSANVLELTTTDTLQMRANYDFNLSLKLIGSKSTHSLDTNVNRNFTSGGRKALGSASGTIYLTDNFCESDVYLIFMSSSNVKYLTKVADAKWSIKDLPEGEYTIEAFCDIDGNGAYSFGYPYPYVFSEPFVIFENRVTIKARWNIEDINLKVHED
- a CDS encoding YihY/virulence factor BrkB family protein, whose protein sequence is MKSIIRKFKAKEGWIYNVYMHIDRVSDRMEEHHLYMLAAGIAYNILIYMIPLLLLVIFTLGLIFDTETITKTLENLLTDYLPQTGTSQEIGHTIVGEIEKIFTHSTLVGWIGIIGLLWVSSILISSIRSSLNAIFDLASPKIFILYRLKDMLLTIVFSILFLVYAYAIPLVNFILGFMGDYLPDIISSLLSDLVLTSVSVGTSFVLFYLIFRFVPNERLPRFVRIWSTLICVFGIEFARFLFGWYIVSLSNYGRFYGTYAVLISMALWIYYSALIILLAAEVSKYIHERRILAKAIKEADISEPSK
- the msrB gene encoding peptide-methionine (R)-S-oxide reductase MsrB, which produces MKFEIQKTEQEWKKFLDDESYRVLRQKGTERPHTGKYNLHFEEGIYACKACGSTLFESDTKFDAHCGWPSFSEVADSDAIVEVDDSSYGMIRTEVVCAKCGGHLGHVFNDGPAPTGLRYCINSVSINFVEKNKDDDEK
- a CDS encoding rhodanese-related sulfurtransferase; this translates as MNLDLSYTLLTFYKFVDIPNPTEIVAEHKEFCDDIGLKGRIFIGEEGISATLTGKNGQIKAYRFYLDSIPYFRDIPDIDDKACRVDSHKFNKMIVRYRKEIVALGKSFSAEQIEKATHKISIDEFKKILENDIDSHVILDMRNDYEYKLGHFKNAIPAGTIQFREVPDLVNNYKSQFGDKPVIMYCTGGIRCEKLSAMLEEAGMPGVFQLDGGVVKYVNKYQTTHWLGNLYTFDERVSCPVADSDEKVVITNCHYSGKEADIYFNCRYGPCNNQIIALPEEYRRHFGFCSEECYHNSLNDLFIRNDFTFDKFNYKILRGQIKSDPTRYDEISRKIKIHLGHKLEGVTFNHAKSNKNHRLSPLSQID